In Bradyrhizobium manausense, the sequence TCGCCATGCGCACCGAGATCAAGGAGCTGCACCAGCGGCTCAAGACCACCACCGTCTACGTCACCCACGACCAGATCGAGGCCATGACCATGGCCGACAAGATCGTCGTGATGCATGACGGCATCGTCGAGCAGATGGGCACGCCGCTCGAGCTCTATGACAAGCCCGACAATCAGTTCGTCGCGGGCTTCATCGGCTCGCCCGCCATGAACTTTCTCAAGGGCCATGTCCGCGTGAACGGCGTTGCGACCTTCGAAGGCCCGAATGGCGTCAAGCTCCCGCTCAGGAACGCGCCCGCGGGCTCAGACGGCAAGCCCGTCGTCTACGGTGTGCGGCCGGAGCACTTCACCATCGCCGATGACGGCGCCGATGCCGAGATCCTGGTGGTCGAGCCGACCGGCTCGGAGACCCAGGTGTTCGCGAAGGTCGGCGGCGAGCAGGTCGTCGCGGTCTTCCGCGAGCGTCACCAGTTCAATCCGGGCGACAAGGTGAAGCTGAAACCCGACCCCGCGTTGGTGCATCTGTTCGACGAGGCGACGGGTAAGCGCATCTAGTTGCGTGACGTGACGTAAAACGACCAATTACAAATAAAATTCAGGGAGAGAACGATGAGCGATTTCGACAGGCGAAGTGTGCTTAAAGCCGGCCTGGGCGGCGCAGCCTTGCTGGCCGGCCCGGGGATCGTCCCCGTCCGGGCTGCGGAGTGGACCAACACGCCGGAGCCGAATGCCTCCATCCGCGT encodes:
- a CDS encoding ABC transporter ATP-binding protein, which produces MSSVQIRDVRKSFGNFEVLHGVSIPIEDGQFVVLVGPSGCGKSTLLRMLAGLENITSGTISIGDRVVNNVQPKERDIAMVFQNYALYPHMTVGENMGFSLKLRNASSDEISKRVKRAAEILALTPLLERYPRQLSGGQRQRVAMGRAIVRDPQVFLFDEPLSNLDAKLRVAMRTEIKELHQRLKTTTVYVTHDQIEAMTMADKIVVMHDGIVEQMGTPLELYDKPDNQFVAGFIGSPAMNFLKGHVRVNGVATFEGPNGVKLPLRNAPAGSDGKPVVYGVRPEHFTIADDGADAEILVVEPTGSETQVFAKVGGEQVVAVFRERHQFNPGDKVKLKPDPALVHLFDEATGKRI